The following DNA comes from Quercus robur chromosome 1, dhQueRobu3.1, whole genome shotgun sequence.
CTACTGCTTTATTCATGAACCTTAATGGAACATCGTGAATCTGAACCCATATCGGAATCTTATCAAACTCTAAATGCTTGAGAGGGACTTCCTTATCATACCACTACAATACCACGAGGTGTTTATCGAAGCTCCACGGGGCGTTGCTCATTATCCTCTCCACCTCTTCCTTCTTTTCAAACGTAAACAATAACACATGGTCACTACTTCTCCTAACCTCAAATCCTTTCATAGACCTCCACAGGGGACTGAAGTTTCTAGTCACCGCCTCAATATTTAGTGCCCTCCTTGTTAGAAACTTTGTTGCCATGGTAAAGTTCTTAGTTGATAACTTATTGTCCAAACCCAACTCTTCACCCTCCCTAGCGTTCAAGCACATTTTCTGCCAATGTTTGTAAGAGTGTCCATATTTCTATTGCACTCGCCTCTCGTGTTTCCCAAAACCCcagcaaaagaaaaactaacagCTAACTATCTCCAAGCAATTAATTGCTTGAGTTACACAGAATCCTCCTACCAGGAACAGCAGCTTATACAGCCCAAGGGAAGTCAACTGGTGCCCCAACGACGCCTCCTTAGTGACAGAGAAAAAAGTTGTCCTTGCTGATACTTGTCTGTGGAtggatatatatagatagatatatgTTCTTTTGTGTACCGTTTAATCCCTAaataatttagccaaaaaaaaaaaaaaaaattcctaaataCAATAGAATGCACATTATTCAGTTTTTTtcttagtccctaagttttttatCTACTATTACTTACTAGTGCTACGTCTTTTGACCAGGTATGCTATTGTCGAGGAATTGGCAAGTCTGGGAGCTACTGTACATACATGCTCTCGAAATGAGACCCAACTCAATGAATGTTTACATGAGTGGAAGATGAAGGGATTTGGAGTCACTGGTTCAGTCAGTGATGTAGTATCTCGAACCCAACGAGAGGAGCTAATGAGCAGAGTCTCCTCTATCTTTAATGGCAAACTCAACATCCTTGTAATTTCAAGTCCTTAATTTATTTCCTGTACATTGCATGGCATTTTAGAGCATATATCCTACATTCTTTTCTGTATTAAAATCTTTGACTTCCAATAAAATTGCttatttagggtggtcacaaatcatttttaagagtaaaaaagttataaaattataaaatttatatataataattaatttttttttctttcaagtcaGAATGGTCACAGAACCACCCTGTCTGCCCTGAGTTACTTGAAACAACTTAAATGGCATTGGAATTTTACTTGTCCAGAGCCACTTCATTTGTGCTTTTATAGTGAACATTCAATTTATAGTTAATGCTATTTGGTTTTAGATTAACAATGTGGGAACGAACATATCGAAACCAACGTCGGAGTACACAGTTGAAGATTTCTCATTTCTAATGTCTACCAATTTTGAATCTGCTTATCACTTTAGCCAACTTGCTTATCCTCTTCTGAAAGCTTCGGGAGCAGGAAGCGTTGTTTTCGTTTCTTCAGTTGCTGGTGTAGTTTCCTTAAATATTGGACTATCTATATATAGTGCAACTAAAGGTAATTTCTTTGtactatttgatttttttttttttttttgggtaagcttatgttataaattttagtgTGACATTAACTGATAGAAcaatatattatatgtttacATTCACCATTCATATAAAGTATATaatgttgtacacatttgtttagTTTACAATGTATAGTGTACATGAATAGTGAATGTaaataaaaccataattttCCTAAATGATACGATCGACTTTTgtctaattttcatttgaagGAGCAATGAATCAACTTGCAAAAAATTTGGCATGTGAATGGGCAAAGGACAACATTAGGATTAACTCTGTTGCACCATGGTTTATCAAAACCCCCCTTGCTGATACGGTAAGATTCCTCTTTCCTTGCATGTGATCAATTGTGCTTGAAGATTGTTAAAATCTGGTCATTTTTGAATGTCTTAGGGAGATATTAACTTGGAGTTTTTGGGTGAGGTCATGATGTTACGTATTTGGACATCATCTTACTAAAACGCCTTAGTCTATAGGTTTGACACTAACTATGCTATACTCCAATAATTAGGACATAATTAAGCACTCACCCTTATGGCTTATATTCAGTTGAAGAATAAATCATTCATACTCACATTTGCAGACAAGATGGACATTTTTTACCTTTCAGAATTAGTATTAATGCTATTTACTCTTCAATTAAGTACATGTTCAGTACAGGAGGATTCAGACTAATCGGGAGATTAAGACATTAGACACCTTTACTGGAATGCACACTCTCAATATACAAACATTTGTACAAATACTGATTGAATTTTTTCATGTGCTAAGAAATGTGAACAAGTTACTGAAATTAACCCTACCATTCTAATATCTTGGCTCCTTCAGAGAGGTCATTATCTGAGTTAAATGCCAACCTAAaactggaaaaaaaagaaaaagaaaatttgaagttcatgaatcatgattaccataacaaaattatattctCTTTTGTAGTATCTATGCAATGAAAAATTTTTGGAGGCTGTTATCTCTCAAACCCCTCTTGGACGTATTGGAGAGCCAAAGGAGGTTTCTTCCTTGGTGGCATTCCTTTGCCTTCCGGTATCTTCTTACATAACTGGTCAGACTATTTGTGTTGATGGAGGGGCTACTGTGAATGGCTTCAGCTTCCCATGAGCAATAGAAAATGATGTTAAGACACACCTCATTGGAAGATGTTTTGGTGTACTACATCAAGGCACGTTTGTAAACCTATGAATAAATGCACGGCTACAAACTATTGTTAagcaaagaaataaattaatatagttAACTAGTTGTGTtcataattgaaaaaaagaaaaagaaaaaaagaagggtaTGTTGTAATTAAGTGGGATGCACAAACTTTTCTCTCCTTGGCATTTTCTGAAATTATTGTGTGGTATTTCCATCTAAACTCTTATCTTGTAttcttaaatttataaatacaaaGCATATATGTTCCAAGAGCCTGAGTGACaatttactaatatttttatttggtatcaATCATTCGGTCATCATGGCTTCCAACTCTTCCTCCTCTTTTTCATCCATTATCAATccaactaaaaactttttaagtCAATATCGTACCAGATGCCATTTTGgtttggcccaaaaaaaaaaaaaaattcaataccaATTAATAGCAATGCACCTTTTTGGGGTTATCGATccttatatgtgtgtgtgtgtgttaatgACGGGAAAAATCTCACAGATGGTTTGAAGGTCACCACTAGCTTAAAGAATCCACTATAAAAAATTGAGATTACAAAGTACAAGGAATATACTCAATTTCACTGTTAACGTTATCCAAATACAATTCCAACTCAGTTGGACTACTCTTCCAAGTTAACCTCCAATTCGTGACTAATTTCACACAATCAACCCTTCTTGATTGTTGAAGTTGTCATTTGAATCATTATGTGTTGTTCTTGAGTAAATTACCGATTCTATGCAGGTTTTggaatatttttgaatttttttagtttaaatttgaagtattttattatttttttaataaaaaacttgaATCATAAATTAAAAGATGTGTTAATCAAAGTGAATGTTGAAAAggtttttgttaggttctaaagatttaagattaaatgtttagattcCTATTTTgtgtatgttggcaaaccgagaacaaaaacatgtctaCATTAGTTGTTAGACATTGCTCTAGGTTGTAtaaatcaagattcaagaatattCAAGCTGCAAAAAGGAGAGTTCAAGTTCAGTGAAGCTTGATC
Coding sequences within:
- the LOC126697194 gene encoding tropinone reductase homolog At5g06060-like, translated to MVTTSPNLKSFHRPPQGTENAHYSVFFLVPKFFIYYYLLVLRLLTRYAIVEELASLGATVHTCSRNETQLNECLHEWKMKGFGVTGSVSDVVSRTQREELMSRVSSIFNGKLNILINNVGTNISKPTSEYTVEDFSFLMSTNFESAYHFSQLAYPLLKASGAGSVVFVSSVAGVVSLNIGLSIYSATKGAMNQLAKNLACEWAKDNIRINSVAPWFIKTPLADTYLCNEKFLEAVISQTPLGRIGEPKEVSSLVAFLCLPVSSYITGQTICVDGGATVNGFSFP